A single Hippocampus zosterae strain Florida chromosome 19, ASM2543408v3, whole genome shotgun sequence DNA region contains:
- the rps6kc1 gene encoding ribosomal protein S6 kinase delta-1 isoform X1, translating into MSSHSHWIFAVVTNLNGSVQLSRLLAFGNVVSIMISQRDSGDFARFYTVTEPTKHRKGYTVYKVTARIISRKNPEDVQEITVWKRYSDFRKLHHNLWQLHKKVCSQSELFPPFAKAKVFGRFDDSVIEERRQCLEDLLQFSANIPALYSSQHIQEFFKGGEVHDSSELIGPSEPFSEFLADTLSDSGSDVQRYLSCTEDLTFTSEYGGPSSESSDLVSLAVDTDSLAELDDGMALGCNSPKQPHGGAASISSNSSSSPRLPSAQDHCSPPSPALSSPGSLAPKPEVSRPGRGSLFSKRAGGLKEKLKADYLDKAGELIRVAAQKEKDHDYRAAFSFYRSGVDLLLQGVQGEPSPTRREAVKKKTAEYLMRAEQISSQYLGSNMGQGSTQTLMMGAPCCSSTSGENQPSLSDDLAAYRVLGVIDKVLLVMDKRTREMFVMKGLRKSSDCSQLKKNITPRSVPHMVHLKKLMDSEDTVFLLLQHAEGGKLWSHIGKYLRNSNLEESFDIPFIQKSHTVAVHSLQCAAPQPAVNSAISGSGPAPCCSDSALHVNKEVDDLAASPCKSGLFARLRKKVLAHTDSGATSEEECTNSYLTLCNEYEQEKVEPGALEVDDDARSEQEVSFDVATGTATASSRSRSLLSNDSLSSPVGCRELGFFADPRDGRRDGEGLDPGDALRSSPSSAEPLSLDQSKHTPMEFFRIDSKDSASEVTCQDWEQQQQQPPASQKVFPDLPELAPKVEGHNAQLWGLDYSDKGSNESVPVISFKEAAAEDEGHPPDLLVNLPVISGAADSQQVERETCALHPGLKVTTSPQRSIKPDVLQLPGQSEREEEQQPSSLCAASAKCDPGVASSSGLTSLQDDSSLTLGQKRKGKIPVQASCQNNESLFDAARPAAASLSDEAMHTDVMANIEAQACENSTQGSAESSAVRPDAVEFDNAVSRLFAELDELSLAASQARIPEAFVRCWAVELVTALDCLHQEGIICRDLNPNNILLDRQGHVQLTYFCSWSDVEESCDKEAIANMYCAPEVGGIGEETAACDWWSLGAILFELLTSMVLCPPPPDATAPASPGSAGCPFPGFVTLLSLLQCHPAGIGRHTALNIPESVSEEACSLLEQLLQYNPTERLGAGVAGVDDIKSHPFFAKVDWTK; encoded by the exons ATGAGCTCTCACTCCCACTGGATTTTTGCTGTCGTTACAAACCTGAATGGAAGTGTACAGCTTAGCCGGCTGCTAGCTTTCGGCAATGTTGTTAGCATAATGATATCACAGCGGGACAGCGGGGATTTCGCTCGTTTTTATACCGTCACGGAACCCACGAAGCACCGGAAAGGCTACACAGTATACAAAGTCACCGCGCGG ATCATTTCTCGGAAGAACCCAGAGGACGTCCAAGag ATAACGGTTTGGAAGAGGTATAGCGATTTTCGGAAACTTCACCACAACCTTTGGCAGCTGCACAAAAAAGTTTGTAGTCAATCGGAGCTGTTTCCTCCCTTTGCCAAGGCCAAAGTGTTTG GTCGCTTCGATGACTCAGTGATTGAGGAGAGAAGACAGTGTTTGGAGGATCTGCTGCAGTTCTCTGCCAACATTCCCGCTCTGTACAGCAGCCAGCACATCCAGGAGTTCTTCAAG GGCGGTGAGGTCCACGACAGCTCGGAACTCATCGGACCGTCCGAACCCTTCTCCGAATTCCTGGCTGACACTTTGTCAGACTCCGGCTCGGATG TTCAAAGATACCTCAGTTGTACAGAAGATTTGACATTCACGTCCGAGTATGGAG GCCCATCCAGTGAGAGCAGTGACTTGGTCTCTCTGGCTGTAGACACGGACTCTCTGGCTGAACTCGATGATGGCATGGCCTTGGGCTGCAATTCCCCAAAGCAGCCGCACGGGGGCGCCGCCAGCAttagcagcaacagcagcagcagtcctCGCTTGCCCTCCGCTCAGGATCATTGCAGCCCACCGTCACCCGCCCTCTCCTCTCCCGGCTCATTGGCCCCGAAGCCGGAGGTCAGCCGACCTGGCCGTGGGTCGCTATTCTCCAAGCGAGCCGGCGGACTCAAGGAGAAGTTGAAGGCCGACTACTTGGACAAAGCCGGCGAGCTTATCCGGGTGGCTGCGCAGAAGGAGAAGGATCACGACTACCGGGCGGCGTTCTCCTTCTACCGCAGCGGGGTGGACCTGCTGCTGCAAGGTGTTCAAG GTGAGCCAAGCCCCACGCGGCGAGAGGCAGTGAAGAAGAAGACTGCCGAGTACCTGATGCGAGCGGAGCAAATATCCAGTCAGTATCTTGGCAGCAACATGGGCCAAGGGTCTACGCAGACATTG ATGATGGGGGCGCCGTGCTGTTCGTCCACGAGCGGAGAGAACCAGCCCAGTCTTTCCGATGATCTTGCTGCTTACAGGGTGTTGGGCGTCATCGATAAG GTTCTTTTGGTCATGGACAAGAGAACACGAGAGATGTTTGTCATGAAA GGTTTGAGGAAGAGCAGCGACTGCAGCCAACTCAAGAAGAACATCACGCCTCGCTCGGTGCCCCACATGGTGCACCTCAAGAAGCTGATGGACTCCGAGGACACCGTCTTCTTGCTGCTGCAACATGCCGAGg GTGGAAAGCTGTGGTCACATATTGGAAAATACCTGCGAAATTCCAATCTGGAAGAGAGCTTTGACATTCCTTTCATCCAGAAGAGCCATACGGTAGCCGTGCACTCGCTGCAATGTGCCGCGCCGCAACCTGCTGTGAATTCAGCGATTTCCGGCTCTGGGCCTGCTCCTTGTTGTTCTGATTCTGCGCTGCATGTAAACAAGGAGGTCGATGACCTGGCCGCCTCTCCTTGTAAAAGTGGCCTCTTTGCCAGGCTTCGCAAAAAAGTGCTCGCCCACACAGACTCGGGCGCAACCTCCGAGGAGGAGTGCACCAACAGTTATTTAACGCTTTGCAATGAGTACGAGCAAGAGAAAGTGGAGCCGGGCGCTCTCGAGGTGGACGACGACGCGAGGAGCGAGCAGGAAGTGTCGTTTGACGTGGCGACCGGAACGGCCACCGCCTCCTCGCGGAGCCGCTCGCTGCTCAGCAACGACAGCCTGTCGTCGCCCGTTGGCTGTCGGGAGCTCGGCTTTTTCGCAGACCCGCGTGACGGCAGGCGAGATGGTGAGGGGCTGGACCCCGGCGATGCTTTACGCTCGTCGCCATCCTCGGCTGAGCCACTGTCTCTGGATCAGTCCAAGCACACGCCCATGGAGTTTTTCCGCATCGACAGCAAAGACAGCGCAAGCGAGGTGACCTGTCAAGACTgggaacagcagcagcagcaaccaccCGCCTCCCAGAAAGTCTTTCCAGATCTTCCCGAGCTGGCTCCAAAGGTCGAGGGCCACAATGCACAACTTTGGGGCTTGGATTATAGCGATAAAGGCTCCAATGAGTCAGTGCCGGTCATTTCTTTTAAAGAGGCGGCAGCGGAGGATGAGGGTCATCCGCCGGACCTCTTGGTCAATCTTCCCGTAATAAGCGGGGCCGCTGACTCTCAACAAGTGGAACGGGAAACTTGCGCGCTGCATCCGGGCCTTAAGGTCACGACCTCCCCTCAAAGGTCTATCAAGCCGGATGTTTTACAGCTCCCTGGCCAGTCggagagagaggaagagcagcagcCTTCATCTTTGTGTGCAGCCTCTGCAAAATGTGACCCCGGGGTTGCATCTTCATCCGGATTGACCTCCCTCCAGGATGACTCCAGCTTGACTTTGGGACAAAAGAGGAAAGGAAAAATCCCAGTTCAAGCCTCATGCCAAAATAATGAGTCTTTGTTCGATGCAGCCCGACCAGCGGCAGCCTCCCTGAGTGACGAAGCAATGCACACCGACGTGATGGCAAACATTGAAGCTCAGGCCTGTGAGAATTCCACGCAGGGAAGCGCGGAGTCGTCAGCAGTTCGACCCGACGCAGTCGAATTCGACAACGCGGTATCGCGACTGTTCGCGGAGCTGGATGAGTTGTCGCTGGCTGCATCCCAGGCTCGTATTCCGGAGGCGTTCGTCCGATGCTGGGCCGTCGAACTGGTTACGGCACTGGATTGTCTGCACCAAGAGGGCATCATCTGTCGAGACCTCAATCCTAACAACATCCTCCTCGATCGGCAAG GTCATGTTCAGCTAACTTACTTCTGCAGCTGGAGTGATGTGGAGGAGTCCTGCGACAAAGAGGCCATCGCTAACATGTACTGCGCACCGG AGGTGGGAGGCATAGGCGAGGAGACGGCCGCCTGTGATTGGTGGAGTTTGGGCGCCATCTTGTTTGAGCTCCTGACAAGCATG GTGctctgtcctcctcctcccgacgCTACCGCGCCAGCCAGCCCAGGCTCAGCGGGGTGTCCCTTCCCCGGTTTCGTCACTCTTTTG TCGCTGCTCCAGTGCCATCCAGCAGGAATCGGACGCCACACGGCGCTCAACATCCCTGAGTCGGTGTCTGAGGAAGCCTGCTCGCTGCTGGAACAG TTGCTGCAATACAACCCCACGGAGAGGCTGGGCGCGGGAGTGGCCGGCGTCGACGATATCAAATCGCACCCTTTCTTTGCCAAAGTGGACTGGACCAAGTAG
- the rps6kc1 gene encoding ribosomal protein S6 kinase delta-1 isoform X3, with translation MSSHSHWIFAVVTNLNGSVQLSRLLAFGNVVSIMISQRDSGDFARFYTVTEPTKHRKGYTVYKVTARIISRKNPEDVQEITVWKRYSDFRKLHHNLWQLHKKVCSQSELFPPFAKAKVFGRFDDSVIEERRQCLEDLLQFSANIPALYSSQHIQEFFKGGEVHDSSELIGPSEPFSEFLADTLSDSGSDVQRYLSCTEDLTFTSEYGGPSSESSDLVSLAVDTDSLAELDDGMALGCNSPKQPHGGAASISSNSSSSPRLPSAQDHCSPPSPALSSPGSLAPKPEVSRPGRGSLFSKRAGGLKEKLKADYLDKAGELIRVAAQKEKDHDYRAAFSFYRSGVDLLLQGVQGEPSPTRREAVKKKTAEYLMRAEQISSQYLGSNMGQGSTQTLMMGAPCCSSTSGENQPSLSDDLAAYRVLGVIDKVLLVMDKRTREMFVMKGLRKSSDCSQLKKNITPRSVPHMVHLKKLMDSEDTVFLLLQHAEGGKLWSHIGKYLRNSNLEESFDIPFIQKSHTVAVHSLQCAAPQPAVNSAISGSGPAPCCSDSALHVNKEVDDLAASPCKSGLFARLRKKVLAHTDSGATSEEECTNSYLTLCNEYEQEKVEPGALEVDDDARSEQEVSFDVATGTATASSRSRSLLSNDSLSSPVGCRELGFFADPRDGRRDGEGLDPGDALRSSPSSAEPLSLDQSKHTPMEFFRIDSKDSASEVTCQDWEQQQQQPPASQKVFPDLPELAPKVEGHNAQLWGLDYSDKGSNESVPVISFKEAAAEDEGHPPDLLVNLPVISGAADSQQVERETCALHPGLKVTTSPQRSIKPDVLQLPGQSEREEEQQPSSLCAASAKCDPGVASSSGLTSLQDDSSLTLGQKRKGKIPVQASCQNNESLFDAARPAAASLSDEAMHTDVMANIEAQACENSTQGSAESSAVRPDAVEFDNAVSRLFAELDELSLAASQARIPEAFVRCWAVELVTALDCLHQEGIICRDLNPNNILLDRQGHVQLTYFCSWSDVEESCDKEAIANMYCAPEVGGIGEETAACDWWSLGAILFELLTSMSLLQCHPAGIGRHTALNIPESVSEEACSLLEQLLQYNPTERLGAGVAGVDDIKSHPFFAKVDWTK, from the exons ATGAGCTCTCACTCCCACTGGATTTTTGCTGTCGTTACAAACCTGAATGGAAGTGTACAGCTTAGCCGGCTGCTAGCTTTCGGCAATGTTGTTAGCATAATGATATCACAGCGGGACAGCGGGGATTTCGCTCGTTTTTATACCGTCACGGAACCCACGAAGCACCGGAAAGGCTACACAGTATACAAAGTCACCGCGCGG ATCATTTCTCGGAAGAACCCAGAGGACGTCCAAGag ATAACGGTTTGGAAGAGGTATAGCGATTTTCGGAAACTTCACCACAACCTTTGGCAGCTGCACAAAAAAGTTTGTAGTCAATCGGAGCTGTTTCCTCCCTTTGCCAAGGCCAAAGTGTTTG GTCGCTTCGATGACTCAGTGATTGAGGAGAGAAGACAGTGTTTGGAGGATCTGCTGCAGTTCTCTGCCAACATTCCCGCTCTGTACAGCAGCCAGCACATCCAGGAGTTCTTCAAG GGCGGTGAGGTCCACGACAGCTCGGAACTCATCGGACCGTCCGAACCCTTCTCCGAATTCCTGGCTGACACTTTGTCAGACTCCGGCTCGGATG TTCAAAGATACCTCAGTTGTACAGAAGATTTGACATTCACGTCCGAGTATGGAG GCCCATCCAGTGAGAGCAGTGACTTGGTCTCTCTGGCTGTAGACACGGACTCTCTGGCTGAACTCGATGATGGCATGGCCTTGGGCTGCAATTCCCCAAAGCAGCCGCACGGGGGCGCCGCCAGCAttagcagcaacagcagcagcagtcctCGCTTGCCCTCCGCTCAGGATCATTGCAGCCCACCGTCACCCGCCCTCTCCTCTCCCGGCTCATTGGCCCCGAAGCCGGAGGTCAGCCGACCTGGCCGTGGGTCGCTATTCTCCAAGCGAGCCGGCGGACTCAAGGAGAAGTTGAAGGCCGACTACTTGGACAAAGCCGGCGAGCTTATCCGGGTGGCTGCGCAGAAGGAGAAGGATCACGACTACCGGGCGGCGTTCTCCTTCTACCGCAGCGGGGTGGACCTGCTGCTGCAAGGTGTTCAAG GTGAGCCAAGCCCCACGCGGCGAGAGGCAGTGAAGAAGAAGACTGCCGAGTACCTGATGCGAGCGGAGCAAATATCCAGTCAGTATCTTGGCAGCAACATGGGCCAAGGGTCTACGCAGACATTG ATGATGGGGGCGCCGTGCTGTTCGTCCACGAGCGGAGAGAACCAGCCCAGTCTTTCCGATGATCTTGCTGCTTACAGGGTGTTGGGCGTCATCGATAAG GTTCTTTTGGTCATGGACAAGAGAACACGAGAGATGTTTGTCATGAAA GGTTTGAGGAAGAGCAGCGACTGCAGCCAACTCAAGAAGAACATCACGCCTCGCTCGGTGCCCCACATGGTGCACCTCAAGAAGCTGATGGACTCCGAGGACACCGTCTTCTTGCTGCTGCAACATGCCGAGg GTGGAAAGCTGTGGTCACATATTGGAAAATACCTGCGAAATTCCAATCTGGAAGAGAGCTTTGACATTCCTTTCATCCAGAAGAGCCATACGGTAGCCGTGCACTCGCTGCAATGTGCCGCGCCGCAACCTGCTGTGAATTCAGCGATTTCCGGCTCTGGGCCTGCTCCTTGTTGTTCTGATTCTGCGCTGCATGTAAACAAGGAGGTCGATGACCTGGCCGCCTCTCCTTGTAAAAGTGGCCTCTTTGCCAGGCTTCGCAAAAAAGTGCTCGCCCACACAGACTCGGGCGCAACCTCCGAGGAGGAGTGCACCAACAGTTATTTAACGCTTTGCAATGAGTACGAGCAAGAGAAAGTGGAGCCGGGCGCTCTCGAGGTGGACGACGACGCGAGGAGCGAGCAGGAAGTGTCGTTTGACGTGGCGACCGGAACGGCCACCGCCTCCTCGCGGAGCCGCTCGCTGCTCAGCAACGACAGCCTGTCGTCGCCCGTTGGCTGTCGGGAGCTCGGCTTTTTCGCAGACCCGCGTGACGGCAGGCGAGATGGTGAGGGGCTGGACCCCGGCGATGCTTTACGCTCGTCGCCATCCTCGGCTGAGCCACTGTCTCTGGATCAGTCCAAGCACACGCCCATGGAGTTTTTCCGCATCGACAGCAAAGACAGCGCAAGCGAGGTGACCTGTCAAGACTgggaacagcagcagcagcaaccaccCGCCTCCCAGAAAGTCTTTCCAGATCTTCCCGAGCTGGCTCCAAAGGTCGAGGGCCACAATGCACAACTTTGGGGCTTGGATTATAGCGATAAAGGCTCCAATGAGTCAGTGCCGGTCATTTCTTTTAAAGAGGCGGCAGCGGAGGATGAGGGTCATCCGCCGGACCTCTTGGTCAATCTTCCCGTAATAAGCGGGGCCGCTGACTCTCAACAAGTGGAACGGGAAACTTGCGCGCTGCATCCGGGCCTTAAGGTCACGACCTCCCCTCAAAGGTCTATCAAGCCGGATGTTTTACAGCTCCCTGGCCAGTCggagagagaggaagagcagcagcCTTCATCTTTGTGTGCAGCCTCTGCAAAATGTGACCCCGGGGTTGCATCTTCATCCGGATTGACCTCCCTCCAGGATGACTCCAGCTTGACTTTGGGACAAAAGAGGAAAGGAAAAATCCCAGTTCAAGCCTCATGCCAAAATAATGAGTCTTTGTTCGATGCAGCCCGACCAGCGGCAGCCTCCCTGAGTGACGAAGCAATGCACACCGACGTGATGGCAAACATTGAAGCTCAGGCCTGTGAGAATTCCACGCAGGGAAGCGCGGAGTCGTCAGCAGTTCGACCCGACGCAGTCGAATTCGACAACGCGGTATCGCGACTGTTCGCGGAGCTGGATGAGTTGTCGCTGGCTGCATCCCAGGCTCGTATTCCGGAGGCGTTCGTCCGATGCTGGGCCGTCGAACTGGTTACGGCACTGGATTGTCTGCACCAAGAGGGCATCATCTGTCGAGACCTCAATCCTAACAACATCCTCCTCGATCGGCAAG GTCATGTTCAGCTAACTTACTTCTGCAGCTGGAGTGATGTGGAGGAGTCCTGCGACAAAGAGGCCATCGCTAACATGTACTGCGCACCGG AGGTGGGAGGCATAGGCGAGGAGACGGCCGCCTGTGATTGGTGGAGTTTGGGCGCCATCTTGTTTGAGCTCCTGACAAGCATG TCGCTGCTCCAGTGCCATCCAGCAGGAATCGGACGCCACACGGCGCTCAACATCCCTGAGTCGGTGTCTGAGGAAGCCTGCTCGCTGCTGGAACAG TTGCTGCAATACAACCCCACGGAGAGGCTGGGCGCGGGAGTGGCCGGCGTCGACGATATCAAATCGCACCCTTTCTTTGCCAAAGTGGACTGGACCAAGTAG
- the rps6kc1 gene encoding ribosomal protein S6 kinase delta-1 isoform X2: MSSHSHWIFAVVTNLNGSVQLSRLLAFGNVVSIMISQRDSGDFARFYTVTEPTKHRKGYTVYKVTARIISRKNPEDVQEITVWKRYSDFRKLHHNLWQLHKKVCSQSELFPPFAKAKVFGRFDDSVIEERRQCLEDLLQFSANIPALYSSQHIQEFFKGGEVHDSSELIGPSEPFSEFLADTLSDSGSDVQRYLSCTEDLTFTSEYGGPSSESSDLVSLAVDTDSLAELDDGMALGCNSPKQPHGGAASISSNSSSSPRLPSAQDHCSPPSPALSSPGSLAPKPEVSRPGRGSLFSKRAGGLKEKLKADYLDKAGELIRVAAQKEKDHDYRAAFSFYRSGVDLLLQGVQGEPSPTRREAVKKKTAEYLMRAEQISSQYLGSNMGQGSTQTLMMGAPCCSSTSGENQPSLSDDLAAYRVLGVIDKVLLVMDKRTREMFVMKGLRKSSDCSQLKKNITPRSVPHMVHLKKLMDSEDTVFLLLQHAEGGKLWSHIGKYLRNSNLEESFDIPFIQKSHTVAVHSLQCAAPQPAVNSAISGSGPAPCCSDSALHVNKEVDDLAASPCKSGLFARLRKKVLAHTDSGATSEEECTNSYLTLCNEYEQEKVEPGALEVDDDARSEQEVSFDVATGTATASSRSRSLLSNDSLSSPVGCRELGFFADPRDGRRDGEGLDPGDALRSSPSSAEPLSLDQSKHTPMEFFRIDSKDSASEVTCQDWEQQQQQPPASQKVFPDLPELAPKVEGHNAQLWGLDYSDKGSNESVPVISFKEAAAEDEGHPPDLLVNLPVISGAADSQQVERETCALHPGLKVTTSPQRSIKPDVLQLPGQSEREEEQQPSSLCAASAKCDPGVASSSGLTSLQDDSSLTLGQKRKGKIPVQASCQNNESLFDAARPAAASLSDEAMHTDVMANIEAQACENSTQGSAESSAVRPDAVEFDNAVSRLFAELDELSLAASQARIPEAFVRCWAVELVTALDCLHQEGIICRDLNPNNILLDRQGHVQLTYFCSWSDVEESCDKEAIANMYCAPEVGGIGEETAACDWWSLGAILFELLTSMDKILPGAVLTAARNQARSPAARIRREGARQRIQLGRGWGGGHTQVHSLPRTHKDTQLPLLFCLLFLFFFFGSVRRCAAALR; the protein is encoded by the exons ATGAGCTCTCACTCCCACTGGATTTTTGCTGTCGTTACAAACCTGAATGGAAGTGTACAGCTTAGCCGGCTGCTAGCTTTCGGCAATGTTGTTAGCATAATGATATCACAGCGGGACAGCGGGGATTTCGCTCGTTTTTATACCGTCACGGAACCCACGAAGCACCGGAAAGGCTACACAGTATACAAAGTCACCGCGCGG ATCATTTCTCGGAAGAACCCAGAGGACGTCCAAGag ATAACGGTTTGGAAGAGGTATAGCGATTTTCGGAAACTTCACCACAACCTTTGGCAGCTGCACAAAAAAGTTTGTAGTCAATCGGAGCTGTTTCCTCCCTTTGCCAAGGCCAAAGTGTTTG GTCGCTTCGATGACTCAGTGATTGAGGAGAGAAGACAGTGTTTGGAGGATCTGCTGCAGTTCTCTGCCAACATTCCCGCTCTGTACAGCAGCCAGCACATCCAGGAGTTCTTCAAG GGCGGTGAGGTCCACGACAGCTCGGAACTCATCGGACCGTCCGAACCCTTCTCCGAATTCCTGGCTGACACTTTGTCAGACTCCGGCTCGGATG TTCAAAGATACCTCAGTTGTACAGAAGATTTGACATTCACGTCCGAGTATGGAG GCCCATCCAGTGAGAGCAGTGACTTGGTCTCTCTGGCTGTAGACACGGACTCTCTGGCTGAACTCGATGATGGCATGGCCTTGGGCTGCAATTCCCCAAAGCAGCCGCACGGGGGCGCCGCCAGCAttagcagcaacagcagcagcagtcctCGCTTGCCCTCCGCTCAGGATCATTGCAGCCCACCGTCACCCGCCCTCTCCTCTCCCGGCTCATTGGCCCCGAAGCCGGAGGTCAGCCGACCTGGCCGTGGGTCGCTATTCTCCAAGCGAGCCGGCGGACTCAAGGAGAAGTTGAAGGCCGACTACTTGGACAAAGCCGGCGAGCTTATCCGGGTGGCTGCGCAGAAGGAGAAGGATCACGACTACCGGGCGGCGTTCTCCTTCTACCGCAGCGGGGTGGACCTGCTGCTGCAAGGTGTTCAAG GTGAGCCAAGCCCCACGCGGCGAGAGGCAGTGAAGAAGAAGACTGCCGAGTACCTGATGCGAGCGGAGCAAATATCCAGTCAGTATCTTGGCAGCAACATGGGCCAAGGGTCTACGCAGACATTG ATGATGGGGGCGCCGTGCTGTTCGTCCACGAGCGGAGAGAACCAGCCCAGTCTTTCCGATGATCTTGCTGCTTACAGGGTGTTGGGCGTCATCGATAAG GTTCTTTTGGTCATGGACAAGAGAACACGAGAGATGTTTGTCATGAAA GGTTTGAGGAAGAGCAGCGACTGCAGCCAACTCAAGAAGAACATCACGCCTCGCTCGGTGCCCCACATGGTGCACCTCAAGAAGCTGATGGACTCCGAGGACACCGTCTTCTTGCTGCTGCAACATGCCGAGg GTGGAAAGCTGTGGTCACATATTGGAAAATACCTGCGAAATTCCAATCTGGAAGAGAGCTTTGACATTCCTTTCATCCAGAAGAGCCATACGGTAGCCGTGCACTCGCTGCAATGTGCCGCGCCGCAACCTGCTGTGAATTCAGCGATTTCCGGCTCTGGGCCTGCTCCTTGTTGTTCTGATTCTGCGCTGCATGTAAACAAGGAGGTCGATGACCTGGCCGCCTCTCCTTGTAAAAGTGGCCTCTTTGCCAGGCTTCGCAAAAAAGTGCTCGCCCACACAGACTCGGGCGCAACCTCCGAGGAGGAGTGCACCAACAGTTATTTAACGCTTTGCAATGAGTACGAGCAAGAGAAAGTGGAGCCGGGCGCTCTCGAGGTGGACGACGACGCGAGGAGCGAGCAGGAAGTGTCGTTTGACGTGGCGACCGGAACGGCCACCGCCTCCTCGCGGAGCCGCTCGCTGCTCAGCAACGACAGCCTGTCGTCGCCCGTTGGCTGTCGGGAGCTCGGCTTTTTCGCAGACCCGCGTGACGGCAGGCGAGATGGTGAGGGGCTGGACCCCGGCGATGCTTTACGCTCGTCGCCATCCTCGGCTGAGCCACTGTCTCTGGATCAGTCCAAGCACACGCCCATGGAGTTTTTCCGCATCGACAGCAAAGACAGCGCAAGCGAGGTGACCTGTCAAGACTgggaacagcagcagcagcaaccaccCGCCTCCCAGAAAGTCTTTCCAGATCTTCCCGAGCTGGCTCCAAAGGTCGAGGGCCACAATGCACAACTTTGGGGCTTGGATTATAGCGATAAAGGCTCCAATGAGTCAGTGCCGGTCATTTCTTTTAAAGAGGCGGCAGCGGAGGATGAGGGTCATCCGCCGGACCTCTTGGTCAATCTTCCCGTAATAAGCGGGGCCGCTGACTCTCAACAAGTGGAACGGGAAACTTGCGCGCTGCATCCGGGCCTTAAGGTCACGACCTCCCCTCAAAGGTCTATCAAGCCGGATGTTTTACAGCTCCCTGGCCAGTCggagagagaggaagagcagcagcCTTCATCTTTGTGTGCAGCCTCTGCAAAATGTGACCCCGGGGTTGCATCTTCATCCGGATTGACCTCCCTCCAGGATGACTCCAGCTTGACTTTGGGACAAAAGAGGAAAGGAAAAATCCCAGTTCAAGCCTCATGCCAAAATAATGAGTCTTTGTTCGATGCAGCCCGACCAGCGGCAGCCTCCCTGAGTGACGAAGCAATGCACACCGACGTGATGGCAAACATTGAAGCTCAGGCCTGTGAGAATTCCACGCAGGGAAGCGCGGAGTCGTCAGCAGTTCGACCCGACGCAGTCGAATTCGACAACGCGGTATCGCGACTGTTCGCGGAGCTGGATGAGTTGTCGCTGGCTGCATCCCAGGCTCGTATTCCGGAGGCGTTCGTCCGATGCTGGGCCGTCGAACTGGTTACGGCACTGGATTGTCTGCACCAAGAGGGCATCATCTGTCGAGACCTCAATCCTAACAACATCCTCCTCGATCGGCAAG GTCATGTTCAGCTAACTTACTTCTGCAGCTGGAGTGATGTGGAGGAGTCCTGCGACAAAGAGGCCATCGCTAACATGTACTGCGCACCGG AGGTGGGAGGCATAGGCGAGGAGACGGCCGCCTGTGATTGGTGGAGTTTGGGCGCCATCTTGTTTGAGCTCCTGACAAGCATG GATAAGATCTTGCCTGGGGCAGTCTTGACTGCAGCCAGGAACCAAGCCAGAAGTCCTGCAGCACGTATCAGGAGAGAGGGAGCGAGGCAACGGATCCAgcttgggagggggtgggggggggggcacacacaaGTGCACAGCTTGCCACGTACACACAAGGACACACAGTTGCCTCTGctgttttgtcttctttttcttttttttttttttggttccgtcAGAAGATGCGCTGCTGCACTACGGTGA